From the Arvicola amphibius chromosome 2, mArvAmp1.2, whole genome shotgun sequence genome, one window contains:
- the Egr4 gene encoding early growth response protein 4 codes for MLHLSDFSGPDAHLAKATEGCVHASPELPRLPARDAPSAATYPAGDFLSWALSGCGAGGDLADSCFLEGPAPTPPPGLSYSGSFFIQAVPEHPHDPEALFNLMSGILGLAPFPSPEAAASRSPLDAPFPAGPDALLPDLYSPDLSSAAFPEAFWEAAPSAGAPSQCLFEPQLSPPDVKPGLRAPPASPALDAASAFKGPYAPWELLSAGAPGNGGSQGSFQATPEARFPAVGTKVEDLLSISCPAELPGPATRLYPAGAYDAFSLAPGDLGEGTEGLPELLTPPGGEGGSGGEGGEFLATSQAQLSPLGLRSAATADFPKPLVADLPGGSSGVAPSVSPAAAAFPAGKGRRKGRRGGKCSARCFCPRPHVKAFACPVESCVRSFARSDELNRHLRIHTGHKPFQCRICLRNFSRSDHLTTHVRTHTGEKPFACDVCGRRFARSDEKKRHSKVHLKQKARAEERLKGLGFYSLGLSFAAL; via the exons ATGCTCCACCTGAGCGACTTCTCCGGCCCCGACGCGCACCTCGCCAAGGCCACCGAAGGCTGCGTCCACGCCAGCCCCGAGCTGCCCCGGCTGCCCGCCCGGGACGCTCCCTCGGCCGCCACCTATCCTGCAG GCGACTTCTTGAGCTGGGCTCTGAGCGGCTGCGGCGCCGGGGGGGACTTAGCCGACTCCTGCTTCCTGGAAGGCCCCGCACCCACGCCCCCTCCGGGCCTCAGCTACAGCGGCAGCTTCTTCATCCAGGCGGTCCCCGAGCACCCGCACGACCCGGAGGCCCTCTTCAACCTCATGTCGGGCATCTTGGGCCTGGCACCCTTTCCCAGCCCCGAGGCGGCCGCGTCTCGGTCCCCGCTGGATGCCCCGTTCCCCGCGGGCCCCGATGCCTTGTTGCCGGACCTTTACTCCCCGGATCTGAGTTCAGCCGCCTTCCCGGAGGCGTTTTGGGAGGCCGCGCCTTCGGCGGGAGCCCCCTCGCAGTGCCTGTTCGAGCCCCAGCTCTCCCCGCCCGACGTCAAGCCGGGGCTCCGGGCGCCTCCCGCCTCGCCGGCGCTGGACGCTGCCTCGGCCTTCAAAGGGCCGTACGCCCCCTGGGAGCTGCTGTCTGCGGGGGCCCCGGGGAATGGTGGGTCACAGGGAAGCTTCCAGGCCACTCCCGAGGCCCGTTTCCCCGCGGTAGGGACCAAAGTTGAGGACCTGCTGTCCATCAGCTGCCCCGCCGAGCTGCCGGGCCCGGCCACCAGACTCTACCCGGCAGGGGCTTACGACGCCTTCTCGCTGGCCCCGGGTGACTTAGGGGAGGGGACCGAGGGCCTCCCAGAGTTGCTGACCCCtcctggtggggagggagggagcggtGGAGAAGGCGGTGAGTTCCTGGCCACCTCGCAGGCGCAGCTGTCCCCGCTGGGCCTGCGCAGCGCCGCCACGGCGGACTTCCCCAAACCCCTAGTGGCCGACCTCCCGGGGGGCAGCAGCGGAGTGGCCCCATCGGTgtcgcccgccgccgccgcctttCCCGCGGGCAAGGGCCGGCGCAAGGGACGCCGGGGTGGCAAGTGCAGCGCGCGCTGCTTCTGCCCGCGGCCGCACGTCAAGGCCTTCGCCTGCCCGGTGGAGAGCTGCGTGCGGAGCTTCGCCCGCTCCGACGAGCTTAATCGCCACCTGCGCATCCACACGGGTCACAAACCCTTCCAGTGCCGCATCTGCCTGCGCAACTTCAGCCGCAGCGACCACCTCACCACGCACGTGCGCACCCACACCGGCGAGAAGCCCTTCGCCTGCGACGTGTGTGGTCGCCGCTTCGCGCGCAGCGACGAGAAGAAACGGCACAGCAAGGTGCATCTGAAGCAGAAGGCGCGCGCCGAGGAGAGGCTCAAGGGCCTGGGCTTCTACTCGCTGGGCCTCTCCTTCGCCGCTCTCTGA